The segment atttgtgctgcatctgtcacataaattaaaattgagatggttttaaaattttaattttggttgTACATTATAAAATAACCGAATAATTGAAATgttataattttctaaaaataaccAACTGAACCGTCCTTTTCCTAATGTTGCCTctgttttatttacttttacttaaatttaaaaagatttgtTTCATTTCTACCCTTAATTTCATCACTgcctttattttctatttagCAATAATAACTTTTATTCAAGTTGGACCCGAACAACGACCGGGCTTTGTTTACTAGTGTATTAATAAATAGGTAAAATCATGTAACATGGAATACAGTTTACTTCTTGTTATAATTTATAGGTTAGGTTACATCAATAAAGTGTTTTTTTTGTCAatgtatatatatcttaaaCAAATTACTATCTACTCTAAATTCTAGATATACATTAATAGAGAGGGNNNNNNNNNNNNNNNNNNNNNNNNNNNNNNNNNNNNNNNNNNNNNNNNNNNNNNNNNNNNNNNNNNNNNNNNNNNNNNNNNNNNNNNNNNNNNNNNNNNNNNNNNNNNNNNNNNNNNNNNNNNNNNNNNNNNNNNNNNNNNNNNNNNNNNNNNNNNNNNNNNNNNNNNNNNNNNNNNNNNNNNNNNNNNNNNNNNNNNNGGGGGAGGGGAGGGGGGAGGAGCGAGATTAGGAAGGGGTGCAAACGAAATTCGTATGTATgtcaaatacatgaaaatcGCATTAGGTACATGTATTTGTTTGTATGTATTTGGAGTAATCCCAGATATATGCGAGTGAGATTTGCTATGTATAATTCAATACaaattatatctaattttgACGCCGTAAATCCAAGATACATATCAAGAGGCACTTAActctgataaaataaataatattgttaaATATAATGTATCTAAGTACTCAACTCTTAAACGAGTGAGATTTAGGTAAGTTTCCAAAATATAATTGCTAATAGATAAATATATTTGGATTGAATAAAACTTGTGCAACGTTCAAATAGATattctaagtatttttttaaaattatttttcacttaTTCTAGTACGTGATAGAATTCTGCAGGAAGAATAactcttttttttgaaaaagaaaaatttcactatttaaatcaaaataaagtaaaaacaaaaaactcgAAAATTAAGCTATCCTAAAACATGAGATGAAATCTGTATAATGGAAGTCTTTGAAAAGAAACAAACTCCTTATAATAAGCATAACAATAGAAGAGTATTAAGGGCAAAAATTTGAgtctataaattttaatttttgtttcattcatacttcaaaagtataacacaaaaaaatagaaaaagaaaaaaatggcaGGAGGTGGTGGAATAGGGCCAACAAATGGCAAGGCATATCCTGGAAATCTCACATCTAAAGTCTTAGTTACTTGTATTGTTGCTGCTATGGGTGGTTTAATCTTTGGTTATGACATTGGAATTTCAGGTTAATATAATttgcttttatgttttttttgttcatttcaatTTCGTATAATAGTGTTACAGTGGTGCACACAGGATTTTTCGAGAACACTATTACTATTTACTTATTCTTCTTATACACATGTCATGTTGTGACATCATTTGGTGCAAGATATATCCGCCCAATGTATGTCGGGGTAGGGTATATCTTGCCCCTGAGTTGTTAGGTAACTAGTTACTGATctgattgtataaatatttttatacgaattttttattttgactaGGGGGAGTGACAtcaatgccttcatttttggAGGAGTTTTTTCCTGATGTATATGCAAAAGAAGTACTACTCACAGTATCAACAAATCAATATTGCAAATTCAACAGCCCAAAATTAACAATGTTTACATCATCTCTATATTTGGCTGCACTTTTTGCTTCATGGGCTGCTTCAATAGTAACTAAAGTTATGGGAAGAAAAATGTCTATGCTTTCTGGTGGAGTTCTTTTCCTAATTGGTGCTATTGTCAATGGATTTTCCAAAAATGTTGCTATGCTCATTATTGGTAGAATCCTTCTTGGTTGTGGTATCGGTTTCGCTAATCAGGTATACTTTTTCTAGCCGATATACATAgactatacattactatatacATATTATACACAATTATACGCATGTTATACATGGATTATACATATACTATGTCGTCTATCTTTAGTTTAAGTTGTTTATTTAGATTTTCTTAGTTTCCATTTTATCATTGAAAAATGATTTGTTAAACCCTAACTTTGCGAAGGGCCCAAATGCAAATGGCTCAGATATATCATTACCTTTACAGAATGGCTCAAATATAGAACAAGGAGTATATCAAGTCACTTTAGTTAATTGTTTGTTATATATGCTGACAGTTTAAACAAATTCACATTGTAGTCTGTGCCAGTGTACCTATCGGAAATGGCACCCTATAGGTATCGTGGAGCATTGAACACAGTCTTTCAACTTTCAATCACAGTTGGAATCTTTGCAGCAAATCTTCTGAACTATTTTTTCGCGAAAATAGAAGGTGGATGGGGTTGGCGTTTGAGTCTAGGGGGTGCAGTTGTACCCGCATTGATATTCATTATTGGTTCGTTTATCCTCCCCGATACACCAAATTCTTTAATTGAACGTGGTAAAGGGGACGAAGCTAAATCAAGGTTGATGAAAATTAGGGGAATTGACAATGTTGATGCTGAGTTTAATGATTTGGTTGAAGCAAGTGAAAGATCAAAACAAGTGAAAAGTCCTTGGAGgaatttgttgaaaaataaacaatatagGCCACAATTGATATTCTCTATGCTGATTCCAACATTTCAACAGTTAACTGGGATGAACGTTATTATGTTTTACGCGCCTGTTCTGTTTAAGACTATTGGTTTTGGAGACACTGCTTCACTTATGTCTGCTGTTATTACTGGTCTTGTCAACTTTATTGCTACTTTTGTTTCACTTCTTACTGTTGATAGAGTTGGAAGGAGAGCTTTGTTTCTTGAAGGTGGCATACAAATGTTTGTCTGTCAGgtacttttcttttgttttactgTAATGAGTTTGacgaatttaattttaaaaattagtcattCTTGGTCGACTAGTGTTGACTTTCAATAAAATTTCGTgttgaaaaaatagttttcattcatttaaccccttttatcatatttatagaAGAATGTGATTTAGTCGTGTATTGTAGCAAATTCATAAAACTTAATTTTTAACCTTAGTCATTCTTGGTTGATTTGTTTGAACCTTCAATTAACTTCGtgttgagaaaataattttcatttacgaaaacccccttttttttccttttgagcAAGAATGTGATTCAGTTTCATATATAAACGCGAATAACGTATTTTTTCACACTAGTGATTACTAGTTGATTCTTCATTTAACTTCGTGTtgggaaaatatatttttccgATAACCCCTTTTTGTCCCTTTTTTTGGCAAGAACATAATTTAATTGCATATCATAAAGAACTCGAAATTCACTATATTGAAATATTGTTAGTactaattcccttttttttttttatagattgtTATATCGATTTCGATTGCACTAAAGTTTGGAACAAGTGGCGATCCAGGAAAATTACCAATATGGTACGCAGTATTTGTTGTGACATTCATCTGCATATACGTGGCGGGTTTCGCCTGGTCGTGGGGTCCACTAGGGTGGTTAGTCCCTAGTGAAATTTTCCCCCTCGAGGTCCGACCAGCTGGTCAAGCCGTAAACGTGTCATTCAACATGATTTTCACCTTCTTCATTGCCGAGATCTTCACAGCAATGCTGTGCTCCTTCAAGTTTGGACTCTTCTTATTTTTCGCGTTTTTCGTCGCGATCATGACATTATTCATCTACTTCTTCCTCCCAGAAACGAAAGGGATTCCAATTGATGATATGGGTGAAATTTGGAGTAAACATTGGTATTGGAAAAAATATGTTACCATTGAAAAAGACGACGATACGAAaaaatcaacagaaaataattcGCAATCACAAGTGGACGTGGtggaaaaacaaatttaaagcATGGTATAAGTAGATTCGTTAggttatttagttttttttttatatatcttttttgtttctaGTTTTATGTCTGCGTAAAATGTTGAGTCCAAATGTGAATTTTACGTgtgtttgttttttaattatttgccATTATAATTGTCCTTTTGTTATATTCGGAATCAGTTAAAGGAAATAAATTTAGACTAAGATCCTCTCGGGTCGTGTAATGGTTTATTcgaatttaaagtttatattgatttaaattaatttaagatATTGATTTTTCGATTATTAATCGTTATTACATGATCATGAGCTAACAAATTTTGTCTTGTTCAAGAGCAAACCCGCTACCGATAAATCAGagacttttttttcaattcgtTTTTTTACCTCCCTACTATTTACACCTacccatatatatttttgagtaggatttgagtttcttattaaATACTGTATTATGTACTATCACTAATCACTATAAACATTTTCTTCacaagtataattttttaaaacctaattatatatgataaattttatatcagTAATGTATAAAGTTTAAACTCGAAGTAATTCCTTCTTTGTCgttctttcctttttcctttttttttttttataaaaaaaaacttttcgcATTGAATTTTTAACAACTATCTAAAGTTACTGTTTTAGTTCCTAAAATCGTACTACctataaattttctaaaattggcAACTGTCaagtataaaattttatgtcaaGGAGAATGTATTCACCTATTCAAATATTggactttaattttttatttcacataagtATCACATTTCTTGAGGAGTAAATAatattgttgacacccaattttagcctaacattttaaaaattcgtgattttgaagctttatttatttaatagcaaattttggtccgatgattttaaaattcatacattttgagtcaaatacaaaaaaaaaaaagaaaaaaaaactgcTTTCCCACATTGtctctcaaacaattttcaattttgcaatagtcccacatcggtgtttcatcctttttgaggatttttgggtttctatataaggccacttcattcactatttttagAGAGGATTTGGAGGGGAAAACAAAAcaatactcataaaattttgagaattcttggttcccatagttcaaaaattttaaagtgtttttgtggtttttcgaGTTGAGGAGGTGGANNNNNNNNNNNNNNNNNNNNNNNNNNNNNNNNNNNNNNNNNNNNNNNNNNNNNNNNNNNNNNNNNNNNNNNNNNNNNNNNNNNNNNNNNNNNNNNNNNNNNNNNNNNNNNNNNNNNNNNNNNNNNNNNNNNNNNNNNNNNNNNNNNNNNNNNNNNNNNNNNNNNNNNNNNNNNNNNNNNNNNNNNNNNNNNNNNNNNNNNNNNNNNNNNNNNNNNNNNNNNNNNNNNNNNNNNNNNNNNNNNNNNNNNNNNNNNNNNNNNNNNNNNNNNNNNNNNNNNNNNNNNNNNNNNNNNNNNNNNNNNNNNNNNNNNNNNNNNNNNNNNNNNNNNNNNNNNNNNNNNNNNNNNNNNNNNNNNNNNNNNNNNNNNNNNNNNNNNNNNNNNNNNNNNNNNNNNNNNNNNNNNNNNNNNNNNNNNNNNNNNNNNNNNNNNNNNNNNNNNNNNNNNNNNNNNNNNNNNNNNNNNNNNNNNNNNNNNNNNNNNNNNNNNNNNNNNNNNNNNNNNNNNNNNNNNNNNNNNNNNNNNNNNNNNNNNNNNNNNNNNNNNNNNNNNNNNNNNNNNNNNNNNNNNNNNNNNNNNNNNNNNNNNNNNNNNNNNNNNNNNNNNNNNNNNNNNNNNNNNNNNNNNNNNNNNNNNNNNNNNNNNNNNNNNNNNNNNNNNNNNNNNNNNNNNNNNNNNNNNNNNNNNNNNNNNNNNNNNNNNNNNNNNNNNNNNNNNNNNNNNNNNNNNNNNNNNNNNNNNNNNNNNNNNNNNNNNNNNNNNNNNNNNNNNNNNNNNNNNNNNNNNNNNNNNNNNNNNNNNNNNNNNNNNNNNNNNNNNNNNNNNNNNNNNNNNNNNNNNNNNNNNNNNNNNNNNNNNNNNNNNNNNNNNNNNNNNNNNNNNNNNNNNNNNNNNNNNNNNNNNNNNNNNNNNNNNNNNNNNNNNNNNNNNNNNNNNNNNNNNNNNNNNNNNNNNNNNNNNNNNNNNNNNNNNNNNNNNNNNNNNNNNNNNNNNNNNNNNNNNNNNNNNNNNNNNNNNNNNNNNNNNNNNNNNNNNNNNNNNNNNNNNNNNNNNNNNNNNNNNNNNNNNNNNNNNNNNNNNNNNNNNNNNNNNNNNNNNNNNNNNNNNNNNNNNNNNNNNNNNNNNNNNNNNNNNNNNNNNNNNNNNNNNNNNNNNNNNNNNNNNNNNNNNNNNNNNNNNNNNNNNNNNNNNNNNNNNNNNNNNNNNNNNNNNNNNNNNNNNNNNNNNNNNNNNNNNNNNNNNNNNNNNNNNNNNNNNNNNNNNNNNNNNNNNNNNNNNNNNNNNNNNNNNNNNNNNNNNNNNNNNNNNNNNNNNNNNNNNNNNNNNNNNNNNNNNNNNNNNNNNNNNNNNNNNNNNNNNNNNNNNNNNNNNNNNNNNNNNNNNNNNNNNNNNNNNNNNNNNNNNNNNNNNNNNNNNNNNNNNNNNNNNNNNNNNNNNNNNNNNNNNNNNNNNNNNNNNNNNNNNNNNNNNNNNNNNNNNNNNNNNNNNNNNNNNNNNNNNNNNNNNNNNNNNNNNNNNNNNNNNNNNNNNNNNNNNNNNNNNNNNNNNNNNNNNNNNNNNNNNNNNNNNNNNNNNNNNNNNNNNNNNNNNNNNNNNNNNNNNNNNNNNNNNNNNNNNNNNNNNNNNNNNNNNNNNNNNNNNNNNNNNNNNNNNNNNNNNNNNNNNNNNNNNNNNNNNNNNNNNNNNNNNNNNNNNNNNNNNNNNNNNNNNNNNNNNNNNNNNNNNNNNNNNNNNNNNNNNNNNNNNNNNNNNNNNNNNNNNNNNNNNNNNNNNNNNNNNNNNNNNNNNNNNNNNNNNNNNNNNNNNNNNNNNNNNNNNNNNNNNNNNNNNNNNNNNNNNNNNNNNNNNNNNNNNNNNNNNNNNNNNNNNNNNNNNNNNNNNNNNNNNNNNNNNNNNNNNNNNNNNNNNNNNNNNNNNNNNNNNNNNNNNNNNNNNNNNNNNNNNNNNNNNNNNNNNNNNNNNNNNNNNNNNNNNNNNNNNNNNNNNNNNNNNNNNNNNNNNNNNNNNNNNNNNNNNNNNNNNNNNNNNNNNNNNNNNNNNNNNNNNNNNNNNNNNNNNNNNNNNNNNNNNNNNNNNNNNNNNNNNNNNNNNNNNNNNNNNNNNNNNNNNNNNNNNNNNNNNNNNNNNNNNNNNNNNNNNNNNNNNNNNNNNNNNNNNNNNNNNNNNNNNNNNNNNNNNNNNNNNNNNNNNNNNNNNNNNNNNNNNNNNNNNNNNNNNNNNNNNNNNNNNNNNNNNNNNNNNNNNNNNNNNNNNNNNNNNNNNNNNNNNNNNNNNNNNNNNNNNNNNNNNNNNNNNNNNNNNNNNNNNNNNNNNNNNNNNNNNNNNNNNNNNNNNNNNNNNNNNNNNNNNNNNNNNNNNNNNNNNNNNNNNNNNNNNNNNNNNNNNNNNNNNNNNNNNNNNNNNNNNNNNNNNNNNNNNNNNNNNNNNNNNNNNNNNNNNNNNNNNNNNNNNNNNNNNNNNNNNNNNNNNNNNNNNNNNNNNNNNNNNNNNNNNNNNNNNNNNNNNNNNNNNNNNNNNNNNNNNNNNNNNNNNNNNNNNNNNNNNNNNNNNNNNNNNNNNNNNNNNNNNNNNNNNNNNNNNNNNNNNNNNNNNNNNNNNNNNNNNNNNNNNNNNNNNNNNNNNNNNNNNNNNNNNNNNNNNNNNNNNNNNNNNNNNNNNNNNNNNNNNNNNNNNNNNNNNNNNNNNNNNNNNNNNNNNNNNNNNNNNNNNNNNNNNNNNNNNNNNNNNNNNNNNNNNNNNNNNNNNNNNNNNNNNNNNNNNNNNNNNNNNNNNNNNNNNNNNNNNNNNNNNNNNNNNNNNNNNNNNNNNNNNNNNNNNNNNNNNNNNNNNNNNNNNNNNNNNNNNNNNNNNNNNNNNNNNNNNNNNNNNNNNNNNNNNNNNNNNNNNNNNNNNNNNNNNNNNNNNNNNNNNNNNNNNNNNNNNNNNNNNNNNNNNNNNNNNNNNNNNNNNNNNNNNNNNNNNNNNNNNNNNNNNNNNNNNNNNNNNNNNNNNNNNNNNNNNNNNNNNNNNNNNNNNNNNNNNNNNNNNNNNNNNNNNNNNNNNNNNNNNNNNNNNNNNNNNNNNNNNNNNNNNNNNNNNNNNNNNNNNNNNNNNNNNNNNNNNNNNNNNNNNNNNNNNNNNNNNNNNNNNNNNNNNNNNNNNNNNNNNNNNNNNNNNNNNNNNNNNNNNNNNNNNNNNNNNNNNNNNNNNNNNNNNNNNNNNNNNNNNNNNNNNNNNNNNNNNNNNNNNNNNNNNNNNNNNNNNNNNNNNNNNNNNNNNNNNNNNNNNNNNNNNNNNNNNNNNNNNNNNNNNNNNNNNNNNNNNNNNNNNNNNNNNNNNNNNNNNNNNNNNNNNNNNNNNNNNNNNNNNNNNNNNNNNNNNNNNNNNNNNNNNNNNNNNNNNNNNNNNNNNNNNNNNNNNNNNNNNNNNNNNNNNNNNNNNNNNNNNNNNNNNNNNNNNNNNNNNNNNNNNNNNNNNNNNNNNNNNNNNNNNNNNNNNNNNNNNNNNNNNNNNNNNNNNNNNNNNNNNNNNNNNNNNNNNNNNNNNNNNNNNNNNNNNNNNNNNNNNNNNNNNNNNNNNNNNNNNNNNNNNNNNNNNNNNNNNNNNNNNNNNNNNNNNNNNNNNNNNNNNNNNNNNNNNNNNNNNNNNNNNNNNNNNNNNNNNNNNNNNNNNNNNNNNNNNNNNNNNNNNNNNNNNNNNNNNNNNNNNNNNNNNNNNNNNNNNNNNNNNNNNNNNNNNNNNNNNNNNNNNNNNNNNNNNNNNNNNNNNNNNNNNNNNNNNNNNNNNNNNNNNNNNNNNNNNNNNNNNNNNNNNNNNNNNNNNNNNNNNNNNNNNNNNNNNNNNNNNNNNNNNNNNNNNNNNNNNNNNNNNNNNNNNNNNNNNNNNNNNNNNNNNNNNNNNNNNNNNNNNNNNNNNNNNNNNNNNNNNNNNNNNNNNNNNNNNNNNNNNNNNNNNNNNNNNNNNNNNNNNNNNNNNNNNNNNNNNNNNNNNNNNNNNNNNNNNNNNNNNNNNNNNNNNNNNNNNNNNNNNNNNNNNNNNNNNNNNNNNNNNNNNNNNNNNNNNNNNNNNNNNNNNNNNNNNNNNNNNNNNNNNNNNNNNNNNNNNNNNNNNNNNNNNNNNNNNNNNNNNNNNNNNNNNNNNNNNNNNNNNNNNNNNNNNNNNNNNNNNNNNNNNNNNNNNNNNNNNNNNNNNNNNNNNNNNNNNNNNNNNNNNNNNNNNNNNNNNNNNNNNNNNNNNNNNNNNNNNNNNNNNNNNNNNNNNNNNNNNNNNNNNNNNNNNNNNNNNNNNNNNNNNNNNNNNNNNNNNNNNNNNNNNNNNNNNNNNNNNNNNNNNNNNNNNNNNNNNNNNNNNNNNNNNNNNNNNNNNNNNNNNNNNNNNNNNNNNNNNNNNNNNNNNNNNNNNNNNNNNNNNNNNNNNNNNNNNNNNNNNNNNNNNNNNNNNNNNNNNNNNNNNNNNNNNNNNNNNNNNNNNNNNNNNNNNNNNNNNNNNNNNNNNNNNNNNNNNNNNNNNNNNNNNNNNNNNNNNNNNNNNNNNNNNNNNNNNNNNNNNNNNNNNNNNNNNNNNNNNNNNNNNNNNNNNNNNNNNNNNNNNNNNNNNNNNNNNNNNNNNNNNNNNNNNNNNNNNNNNNNNNNNNNNNNNNNNNNNNNNNNNNNNNNNNNNNNNNNNNNNNNNNNNNNNNNNNNNNNNNNNNNNNNNNNNNNNNNNNNNNNNNNNNNNNNNNNNNNNNNNNNNNNNNNNNNNNNNNNNNNNNNNNNNNNNNNNNNNNNNNNNNNNNNNNNNNNNNNNNNNNNNNNNNNNNNNNNNNNNNNNNNNNNNNNNNNNNNNNNNNNNNNNNNNNNNNNNNNNNNNNNNNNNNNNNNNNNNNNNNNNNNNNNNNNNNNNNNNNNNNNNNNNNNNNNNNNNNNNNNNNNNNNNNNNNNNNNNNNNNNNNNNNNNNNNNNNNNNNNNNNNNNNNNNNNNNNNNNNNNNNNNNNNNNNNNNNNNNNNNNNNNNNNNNNNNNNNNNNNNNNNNNNNNNNNNNNNNNNNNNNNNNNNNNNNNNNNNNNNNNNNNNNNNNNNNNNNNNNNNNNNNNNNNNNNNNNNNNNNNNNNNNNNNNNNNNNNNNNNNNNNNNNNNNNNNNNNNNNNNNNNNNNNNNNNNNNNNNNNNNNNNNNNNNNNNNNNNNNNNNNNNNNNNNNNNNNNNNNNNNNNNNNNNNNNNNNNNNNNNNNNNNNNNNNNNNNNNNNNNNNNNNNNNNNNNNNNNNNNNNNNNNNNNNNNNNNNNNNNNNNNNNNNNNNNNNNNNNNNNNNNNNNNNNNNNNNNNNNNNNNNNNNNNNNNNNNNNNNNNNNNNNNNNNNNNNNNNNNNNNNNNNNNNNNNNNNNNNNNNNNNNNNNNNNNNNNNNNNNNNNNNNNNNNNNNNNNNNNNNNNNNNNNNNNNNNNNNNNNNNNNNNNNNNNNNNNNNNNNNNNNNNNNNNNNNNNNNNNNNNNNNNNNNNNNNNNNNNNNNNNNNNNNNNNNNNNNNNNNNNNNNNNNNNNNNNNNNNNNNNNNNNNNNNNNNNNNNNNNNNNNNNNNNNNNNNNNNNNNNNNNNNNNNNNNNNNNNNNNNNNNNNNNNNNNNNNNNNNNNNNNNNNNNNNNNNNNNNNNNNNNNNNNNNNNNNNNNNNNNNNNNNNNNNNNNNNNNNNNNNNNNNNNNNNNNNNNNNNNNNNNNNNNNNNNNNNNNNNNNNNNNNNNNNNNNNNNNNNNNNNNNNNNNNNNNNNNNNNNNNNNNNNNNNNNNNNNNNNNNNNNNNNNNNNNNNNNNNNNNNNNNNNNNNNNNNNNNNNNNNNNNNNNNNNNNNNNNNNNNNNNNNNNNNNNNNNNNNNNNNNNNNNNNNNNNNNNNNNNNNNNNNNNNNNNNNNNNNNNNNNNNNNNNNNNNNNNNNNNNNNNNNNNNNNNNNNNNNNNNNNNNNNNNNNNNNNNNNNNNNNNNNNNNNNNNNNNNNNNNNNNNNNNNNNNNNNNNNNNNNNNNNNNNNNNNNNNNNNNNNNNNNNNNNNNNNNNNNNNNNNNNNNNNNNNNNNNNNNNNNNNNNNNNNNNNNNNNNNNNNNNNNNNNNNNNNNNNNNNNNNNNNNNNNNNNNNNNNNNNNNNNNNNNNNNNNNNNNNNNNNNNNNNNNNNNNNNNNNNNNNNNNNNNNNNNNNNNNNNNNNNNNNNNNNNNNNNNNNNNNNNNNNNNNNNNNNNNNNNNNNNNNNNNNNNNNNNNNNNNNNNNNNNNNNNNNNNNNNNNNNNNNNNNNNNNNNNNNNNNNNNNNNNNNNNNNNNNNNNNNNNNNNNNNNNNNNNNNNNNNNNNNNNNNNNNNNNNNNNNNNNNNNNNNNNNNNNNNNNNNNNNNNNNNNNNNNNNNNNNNNNNNNNNNNNNNNNNNNNNNNNNNNNNNNNNNNNNNNNNNNNNNNNNNNNNNNNNNNNNNNNNNNNNNNNNNNNNNNNNNNNNNNNNNNNNNNNNNNNNNNNNNNNN is part of the Solanum pennellii chromosome 8, SPENNV200 genome and harbors:
- the LOC107027879 gene encoding sugar transport protein 1-like; this encodes MAGGGGIGPTNGKAYPGNLTSKVLVTCIVAAMGGLIFGYDIGISGGVTSMPSFLEEFFPDVYAKEVLLTVSTNQYCKFNSPKLTMFTSSLYLAALFASWAASIVTKVMGRKMSMLSGGVLFLIGAIVNGFSKNVAMLIIGRILLGCGIGFANQSVPVYLSEMAPYRYRGALNTVFQLSITVGIFAANLLNYFFAKIEGGWGWRLSLGGAVVPALIFIIGSFILPDTPNSLIERGKGDEAKSRLMKIRGIDNVDAEFNDLVEASERSKQVKSPWRNLLKNKQYRPQLIFSMLIPTFQQLTGMNVIMFYAPVLFKTIGFGDTASLMSAVITGLVNFIATFVSLLTVDRVGRRALFLEGGIQMFVCQIVISISIALKFGTSGDPGKLPIWYAVFVVTFICIYVAGFAWSWGPLGWLVPSEIFPLEVRPAGQAVNVSFNMIFTFFIAEIFTAMLCSFKFGLFLFFAFFVAIMTLFIYFFLPETKGIPIDDMGEIWSKHWYWKKYVTIEKDDDTKKSTENNSQSQVDVVEKQI